In the Wyeomyia smithii strain HCP4-BCI-WySm-NY-G18 chromosome 2, ASM2978416v1, whole genome shotgun sequence genome, one interval contains:
- the LOC129725044 gene encoding uncharacterized protein LOC129725044 isoform X1, whose protein sequence is MIYHKLKCILQDSTARIEKPYLPYEDEFQTRIENLNAKEKVILKKQFMQHEWSLGSTTVLAIYRNAEITTVSEFVLSLNSREEIQQVMNDLLETKHILLAELIQVSNLGVSYSVAINEILRECFTLALNDLLENSDIIPCNYLRQLRPYLKDVELNALRNQHIQLLLCKDIGCTLEQAIGLQHNWIADNQIGTNSVLNELMLEMVQDTANTIAKLFESMTNTNISWKHFLSLLHLVSVAINDNKVEILRLRAIIKETFNEIIKHGQFEKFVQLILTAREICAANKHVLGEYSSWYKVTFGEMSYRLTKENFILVMEMMTKLIPLEESLEYLQIHVKMAISSPPKCMEIVVTYKQLCRAQLMKLENKSECEKNISQELIVIDNE, encoded by the exons ATGATTTATCATAAATTAAAATGTATTTTACAG GATAGCACCGCAAGAATTGAGAAACCATATCTACCTTACGAAGATGAGTTCCAAACTCGAATAGAAAATCTTAATGCAAAGGAGAAG GTCATTCTTAAAAAACAATTCATGCAACATGAATGGAGCCTAGGAAGCACTACAGTATTAGCAATATATAGAAATGCAGAAATAACAACGGTGTCAGAGTTTGTGTTGAG tttGAATTCCAGAGAAGAAATACAACAGGTTATGAATGATTTACTCGAAACTAAACACATTCTTTTGGCTGAATTGATACAAGTTTCTAATTTAG gaGTTAGTTACTCGGTAGCAATCAATGAAATCTTGCGGGAATGTTTTACCCTTGCTTTAAACGACTTACTGGAAAATTCGGACATTATACCTTGCAATTATCTACGCCAGCTTCGACCCTATCTTAAAGATGTAGAGTTAAACGCACTGAGAAACCAACATATACAGTTGCTACTATGCAAAGATATAGGTTGTACTTTAGAACAGGCCATTGGTTTACAACATAATTGGATTGCCGACAATCAAATAGGCACTAACAGCGTCCTGAACGAATTGATGCTAGAGATGGTTCAGGACACAGCAAATACCATtgcaaaactttttgaaagtaTGACAAACACAAATATCTCATGGAAACATTTTCTTAGTTTGCTTCATTTGGTATCAGTAGCAATCAACGATAATAAAGTGGAGATTCTCCGCTTGAGAGCAATTATTAAAGAAACATTTAACGAAATTATCAAACATggccaatttgaaaaatttgtgcAACTGATATTAACTGCCAGAGAAATATGCGCAGCCAACAAACATGTTCTTGGAGAATACAGCAGTTGGTATAAGGTAACCTTCGGGGAAATGAGTTATCGATTAACTAAGGAAAACTTCATTCTTGTGATGGAAATGATGACTAAACTGATACCACTGGAGGAAAGTTTAGAATATCTGCAAATCCATGTAAAAATGGCAATTTCTTCTCCTccaaaatgtatggaaatagtAGTAACCTATAAGCAACTGTGCCGAGCGCAACTAATGAAGTTAGAGAACAAAAGcgaatgtgaaaaaaatatcagcCAGGAACTCATTGTCATCGATAATGAATAA
- the LOC129725052 gene encoding copper chaperone for superoxide dismutase, with translation MMRKTKMDKKTDIKIEFAVQISSHQCVEKVHEALADVGKVHIDPKKGSVLVETALPWIEIQRRIEATGRRAVLSGFGGQSAVSIVNYGNNDSKICGVVRFCTLIDTGTVVDGIIDGLDANKSYKLNVHECGDMSKGCASVGEIYNCNDIQSDENGRATIRFYKEELAVEDLIGRSVVIAKECNNDRLACGIIARSAGIFENYKKICACDGVTLWDERDRPLAGNNRRTEEQKSVLEKTGR, from the exons atgatgagaaaaacaaaaatggataaAAAAACTGACATAAAG ATTGAATTTGCTGTGCAAATCTCTAGCCATCAATGTGTTGAGAAAGTTCACGAAGCACTTGCGGATGTCGGTAAGGTACATATAGATCCGAAAAAAGGAAGTGTGCTAGTGGAGACGGCTCTGCCGTGGATTGAAATACAACGTCGTATTGAAGCTACTGGCAGACGAGCTGTGCTTTCAGGCTTTGGTG GACAATCAGCGGTATCCATCGTGAACTATGGTAATAACGATAGCAAGATATGCGGAGTGGTACGATTTTGCACACTCATTGATACGGGAACAGTTGTAGATGGAATAATTGATGGATTGGATGCAAATAAGTCATACAAACTAAACGTTCATGAGTGTGGTGATATGTCGAAAGGATGTGCTTCTGTGGGTGAAATATACAATTGCAACGATATTCAGTCGGATGAAAACGGCAGAGCCACTATAAGATTTTACAAGGAGGAACTTGCTGTGGAAGATCTGATTGGAAGGTCCGTAGTTATAGCCAAAGAATGTAATAACGACAGGTTAGCTTGCGGAATAATAGCTCGATCGGCTGGAATTTTCGAAAACTATAAAAAGATATGTGCTTGTGATGGTGTAACGCTTTGGGATGAACGTGATAGACCACTGGCTGGAAATAATCGTCGCACAGAGGAACAGAAATCAGTCTTAGAAAAAACAGGACGCTGA
- the LOC129725044 gene encoding uncharacterized protein LOC129725044 isoform X3 → MQHEWSLGSTTVLAIYRNAEITTVSEFVLSLNSREEIQQVMNDLLETKHILLAELIQVSNLGVSYSVAINEILRECFTLALNDLLENSDIIPCNYLRQLRPYLKDVELNALRNQHIQLLLCKDIGCTLEQAIGLQHNWIADNQIGTNSVLNELMLEMVQDTANTIAKLFESMTNTNISWKHFLSLLHLVSVAINDNKVEILRLRAIIKETFNEIIKHGQFEKFVQLILTAREICAANKHVLGEYSSWYKVTFGEMSYRLTKENFILVMEMMTKLIPLEESLEYLQIHVKMAISSPPKCMEIVVTYKQLCRAQLMKLENKSECEKNISQELIVIDNE, encoded by the exons ATGCAACATGAATGGAGCCTAGGAAGCACTACAGTATTAGCAATATATAGAAATGCAGAAATAACAACGGTGTCAGAGTTTGTGTTGAG tttGAATTCCAGAGAAGAAATACAACAGGTTATGAATGATTTACTCGAAACTAAACACATTCTTTTGGCTGAATTGATACAAGTTTCTAATTTAG gaGTTAGTTACTCGGTAGCAATCAATGAAATCTTGCGGGAATGTTTTACCCTTGCTTTAAACGACTTACTGGAAAATTCGGACATTATACCTTGCAATTATCTACGCCAGCTTCGACCCTATCTTAAAGATGTAGAGTTAAACGCACTGAGAAACCAACATATACAGTTGCTACTATGCAAAGATATAGGTTGTACTTTAGAACAGGCCATTGGTTTACAACATAATTGGATTGCCGACAATCAAATAGGCACTAACAGCGTCCTGAACGAATTGATGCTAGAGATGGTTCAGGACACAGCAAATACCATtgcaaaactttttgaaagtaTGACAAACACAAATATCTCATGGAAACATTTTCTTAGTTTGCTTCATTTGGTATCAGTAGCAATCAACGATAATAAAGTGGAGATTCTCCGCTTGAGAGCAATTATTAAAGAAACATTTAACGAAATTATCAAACATggccaatttgaaaaatttgtgcAACTGATATTAACTGCCAGAGAAATATGCGCAGCCAACAAACATGTTCTTGGAGAATACAGCAGTTGGTATAAGGTAACCTTCGGGGAAATGAGTTATCGATTAACTAAGGAAAACTTCATTCTTGTGATGGAAATGATGACTAAACTGATACCACTGGAGGAAAGTTTAGAATATCTGCAAATCCATGTAAAAATGGCAATTTCTTCTCCTccaaaatgtatggaaatagtAGTAACCTATAAGCAACTGTGCCGAGCGCAACTAATGAAGTTAGAGAACAAAAGcgaatgtgaaaaaaatatcagcCAGGAACTCATTGTCATCGATAATGAATAA
- the LOC129725044 gene encoding uncharacterized protein LOC129725044 isoform X2, with translation MFYDVILKKQFMQHEWSLGSTTVLAIYRNAEITTVSEFVLSLNSREEIQQVMNDLLETKHILLAELIQVSNLGVSYSVAINEILRECFTLALNDLLENSDIIPCNYLRQLRPYLKDVELNALRNQHIQLLLCKDIGCTLEQAIGLQHNWIADNQIGTNSVLNELMLEMVQDTANTIAKLFESMTNTNISWKHFLSLLHLVSVAINDNKVEILRLRAIIKETFNEIIKHGQFEKFVQLILTAREICAANKHVLGEYSSWYKVTFGEMSYRLTKENFILVMEMMTKLIPLEESLEYLQIHVKMAISSPPKCMEIVVTYKQLCRAQLMKLENKSECEKNISQELIVIDNE, from the exons atgttttatgat GTCATTCTTAAAAAACAATTCATGCAACATGAATGGAGCCTAGGAAGCACTACAGTATTAGCAATATATAGAAATGCAGAAATAACAACGGTGTCAGAGTTTGTGTTGAG tttGAATTCCAGAGAAGAAATACAACAGGTTATGAATGATTTACTCGAAACTAAACACATTCTTTTGGCTGAATTGATACAAGTTTCTAATTTAG gaGTTAGTTACTCGGTAGCAATCAATGAAATCTTGCGGGAATGTTTTACCCTTGCTTTAAACGACTTACTGGAAAATTCGGACATTATACCTTGCAATTATCTACGCCAGCTTCGACCCTATCTTAAAGATGTAGAGTTAAACGCACTGAGAAACCAACATATACAGTTGCTACTATGCAAAGATATAGGTTGTACTTTAGAACAGGCCATTGGTTTACAACATAATTGGATTGCCGACAATCAAATAGGCACTAACAGCGTCCTGAACGAATTGATGCTAGAGATGGTTCAGGACACAGCAAATACCATtgcaaaactttttgaaagtaTGACAAACACAAATATCTCATGGAAACATTTTCTTAGTTTGCTTCATTTGGTATCAGTAGCAATCAACGATAATAAAGTGGAGATTCTCCGCTTGAGAGCAATTATTAAAGAAACATTTAACGAAATTATCAAACATggccaatttgaaaaatttgtgcAACTGATATTAACTGCCAGAGAAATATGCGCAGCCAACAAACATGTTCTTGGAGAATACAGCAGTTGGTATAAGGTAACCTTCGGGGAAATGAGTTATCGATTAACTAAGGAAAACTTCATTCTTGTGATGGAAATGATGACTAAACTGATACCACTGGAGGAAAGTTTAGAATATCTGCAAATCCATGTAAAAATGGCAATTTCTTCTCCTccaaaatgtatggaaatagtAGTAACCTATAAGCAACTGTGCCGAGCGCAACTAATGAAGTTAGAGAACAAAAGcgaatgtgaaaaaaatatcagcCAGGAACTCATTGTCATCGATAATGAATAA